GATCCAGATTTACTGAAATCACCACAAATAGCGATGGTGGGTAGCAGAAATAACACGCTGTATGGTGAGCAATGGGGGCAGTTTTTTGCTCAGGAACTGGCCGTCAACGATTTCACCATCACCAGTGGCTTGGCTATCGGGATTGATGGCATTGTGCATCGTGCGGCATTGGATGCGGGGGGGAAGACTATTGGCGTATTGGGATGCGGATTGGAAACTCATTATCCTCATCGCCACAAGATGCTTGCCTCACGTATCCTTGAAAATGGTGGTGCGCTGGTATCCGAATTTCCGCTGTCTGCCCCTCCCAGGCCAACCAACTTTCCCAGGAGAAACCGTATTATAAGCGGGTTGAGTCTGGGAACATTGGTCGTTGAAGCATCGATCCGGAGCGGCTCTTTGGTTACCGCACGCTATGCATTGGAGCAAGGTCGTGAAGTCTTTGCTTTGCCAGGAGCAATTGGCAATCCGATGACAGAGGGAACGCACTGGTTGATTCAACAGGGGGCATGCCTTGTTACTCATCCTAAAGATATTCTCGAACAGTTGAGAAGCGAACTTCACTGGATCTCCACCGAAAACGATCAAACTATTTCTGCTGTTGAAGCGGATGTTGAATTGCCATTTGCTGATGTGTTGGCTAACGTAGGAGATGAGGTTACACCTGTTGACGTTGTCGCTGAACGTGCCGGCCAACCTGTGCCAGAGGTAGTGAATCAACTATTGGAACTGGAGTTAGCAGGATGGATCGCATCAGTACCCGGCGGCTATGTCCGATTAAGGAGGGCAGGCCATGTTCGACGTACTCATGTACTTGTTTGAAACTTACATCCACAATGAAACAGAAATGCGTGTCGATCAGGA
This is a stretch of genomic DNA from Brenneria rubrifaciens. It encodes these proteins:
- the dprA gene encoding DNA-protecting protein DprA produces the protein MLSTEIWLRLREVKQLNAKRAIVIARKLIDRGRTDDNTLRSLGMAEIQVEQFQLVDRRILEATLKWLAQPGHHIITCSDNRYPFLLSNIRSSPLLLFVDGDPDLLKSPQIAMVGSRNNTLYGEQWGQFFAQELAVNDFTITSGLAIGIDGIVHRAALDAGGKTIGVLGCGLETHYPHRHKMLASRILENGGALVSEFPLSAPPRPTNFPRRNRIISGLSLGTLVVEASIRSGSLVTARYALEQGREVFALPGAIGNPMTEGTHWLIQQGACLVTHPKDILEQLRSELHWISTENDQTISAVEADVELPFADVLANVGDEVTPVDVVAERAGQPVPEVVNQLLELELAGWIASVPGGYVRLRRAGHVRRTHVLV